Proteins encoded together in one Lutra lutra chromosome 4, mLutLut1.2, whole genome shotgun sequence window:
- the SFPQ gene encoding splicing factor, proline- and glutamine-rich isoform X2: MSRDRFRSRGGGGGGFHRRGGGGGRGGLHDFRSPPPGMGLNQNRGPMGPGPGQGGPKPPIPPPPPHQQQQQPPPQQPPPQQPPPLQPPPHQPPHQPPPDSSKPVVPQGPGPAPGVGSAPPASGSAPPATPPTSGAPTGPGPTPTPPPAVTSAPPGAPPPAPPSSGVPTTPPQTGGPPPPPTGGPGPGPKQGPGPGGPKGGKMPGGPKPGGGPGLSTPGGHPKPPHRGGGEPRGGRQHHPPYHQQHHQGPPPGGPGGRSEEKISDSEGFKANLSLLRRPGEKTYTQRCRLFVGNLPADITEDEFKRLFAKYGEPGEVFINKGKGFGFIKLESRALAEIAKAELDDTPMRGRQLRVRFATHAAALSVRNLSPYVSNELLEEAFSQFGPIERAVVIVDDRGRSTGKGIVEFASKPAARKAFERCSEGVFLLTTTPRPVIVEPLEQLDDEDGLPEKLAQKNPMYQKERETPPRFAQHGTFEYEYSQRWKSLDEMEKQQREQVEKNMKDAKDKLESEMEDAYHEHQANLLRQDLMRRQEELRRMEELHNQEMQKRKEMQLRQEEERRRREEEMMIRQREMEEQMRRQREESYSRMGYMDPRERDMRMGGGGAMNMGDPYGSGGQKFPPLGGGGGIGYEANPGVPPATMSGSMMGSDMVRMIEVG, from the exons ATGTCTCGGGACCGGTTCCGGAGCcgtggcggtggcggtggcggctTCCACCGGCGCGGAggaggcggcggccgcggcggcctcCACGACTTCCGCTCCCCGCCACCCGGCATGGGCCTCAATCAGAACCGCGGACCCATGGGGCCCGGCCCGGGCCAGGGTGGCCCCAAGCCCCCGATCCCGCCACCGCCTCCGCAtcagcaacagcagcagccacCGCCGCAGCAGCCGCCACCACAGCAGCCGCCGCCGCTTCAGCCGCCACCGCATCAGCCGCCGCATCAGCCGCCGCCGGACTCGTCCAAGCCCGTCGTTCCTCAGGGACCCGGCCCGGCTCCCGGAGTGGGCAGCGCTCCGCCGGCCTCCGGCTCGGCACCGCCTGCCACTCCTCCGACCTCCGGGGCCCCTACGGGGCCGGGCCCCACCCCGACTCCACCGCCCGCTGTCACCTCGGCGCCCCCCGGGGCGCCCCCGCCCGCGCCGCCGAGCAGCGGGGTCCCCACCACCCCGCCTCAGACCGGGGGCCCGCCGCCTCCACCCACAGGGGGCCCGGGCCCCGGGCCTAAGCAGGGCCCGGGGCCCGGAGGCCCGAAAGGCGGCAAAATGCCAGGCGGGCCGAAGCCCGGCGGTGGTCCGGGCCTAAGCACTCCTGGCGGCCACCCCAAGCCGCCGCACCGAGGCGGCGGGGAGCCCCGCGGAGGTCGGCAGCACCACCCGCCCTACCACCAGCAGCATCACCAGGGGCCCCCGCCTGGCGGGCCAGGCGGCCGCAGCGAAGAGAAGATCTCCGACTCAGAG GGATTTAAAGCCAACTTGTCTCTCTTGAGGAGGCCCGGAGAGAAAACTTACACTCAGCGTTGTCGGTTGTTTGTTGGGAATCTACCTGCTGATATCACAGAGGATGAATTTAAAAGACTTTTCGCTAAATACGGAGAACCAGGAGAAGTTTTTATCAATAAAGGCAAAGGATTTGGGTTTATTAAActt GAATCTAGGGCATTGGCTGAAATTGCCAAAGCTGAGCTTGATGATACACCCATGAGAGGTAGACAGCTTCGGGTTCGTTTTGCCACACatgctgctgctctctctgttCGAAATCTTTCACCTTACGTTTCCAATGAACTGTTGGAAGAAGCCTTTAGCCAATTTGGTCCTATTGAAAGGGCTGTTGTAATTGTGGATGATCGTGGGAGATCTACAGGGAAAGGCATTGTTGAATTTGCTTCTAAACCAGCAGCAAGAAAAGCCTTTGAAAGATGCAGTGAAGGTGTTTTCTTACTGACAAC AACTCCTCGTCCAGTCATTGTGGAACCACTTGAACAATTAGATGATGAAGATGGCCTTCCTGAAAAACTTGCACAGAAGAATCCAATGTATCAAAA ggagagagaaacgCCTCCTCGTTTTGCCCAACATGGCACATTTGAGTATGAATATTCTCAGCGATGGAAATCCCtggatgaaatggaaaaacagcaaagggaacaagttgaaaaaaacatgaaagatgCAAAAGACAAATTGGAAAGTGAAATGGAAGATGCCTATCATGAGCATCAGGCAAATCTTTTGCGTCAAG ATCTGATGAGACGCCAGGAAGAATTAAGACGCATGGAAGAACTTCACAATCAAGAAATGCAGAAACgtaaagaaatgcaactaag GCAAGAAGAAGAACGAcgtagaagggaagaagagatgaTGATTCGTCAGCGtgaaatggaagaacaaatgaGACGCCAAAGAGAGGAAAGTTATAGCCGAATGGGCTACATGGATCCA agagaaagagacatgagAATGGGTGGTGGAGGAGCAATGAACATGGGAG atcCCTATGGTTCAGGAGGCCAGAAATTTCCACCTCTAGGTGGTGGAGGTGGCATAGGTTATGAAgctaatcctggagtcccaccAGCAACCATGAGTGGTTCCATGATGGGAAGCGACATG
- the SFPQ gene encoding splicing factor, proline- and glutamine-rich isoform X1 → MSRDRFRSRGGGGGGFHRRGGGGGRGGLHDFRSPPPGMGLNQNRGPMGPGPGQGGPKPPIPPPPPHQQQQQPPPQQPPPQQPPPLQPPPHQPPHQPPPDSSKPVVPQGPGPAPGVGSAPPASGSAPPATPPTSGAPTGPGPTPTPPPAVTSAPPGAPPPAPPSSGVPTTPPQTGGPPPPPTGGPGPGPKQGPGPGGPKGGKMPGGPKPGGGPGLSTPGGHPKPPHRGGGEPRGGRQHHPPYHQQHHQGPPPGGPGGRSEEKISDSEGFKANLSLLRRPGEKTYTQRCRLFVGNLPADITEDEFKRLFAKYGEPGEVFINKGKGFGFIKLESRALAEIAKAELDDTPMRGRQLRVRFATHAAALSVRNLSPYVSNELLEEAFSQFGPIERAVVIVDDRGRSTGKGIVEFASKPAARKAFERCSEGVFLLTTTPRPVIVEPLEQLDDEDGLPEKLAQKNPMYQKERETPPRFAQHGTFEYEYSQRWKSLDEMEKQQREQVEKNMKDAKDKLESEMEDAYHEHQANLLRQDLMRRQEELRRMEELHNQEMQKRKEMQLRQEEERRRREEEMMIRQREMEEQMRRQREESYSRMGYMDPRERDMRMGGGGAMNMGDPYGSGGQKFPPLGGGGGIGYEANPGVPPATMSGSMMGSDMRTERFGQGGAGPVGGQGPRGMGPGTPAGYGRGREEYEGPNKKPRF, encoded by the exons ATGTCTCGGGACCGGTTCCGGAGCcgtggcggtggcggtggcggctTCCACCGGCGCGGAggaggcggcggccgcggcggcctcCACGACTTCCGCTCCCCGCCACCCGGCATGGGCCTCAATCAGAACCGCGGACCCATGGGGCCCGGCCCGGGCCAGGGTGGCCCCAAGCCCCCGATCCCGCCACCGCCTCCGCAtcagcaacagcagcagccacCGCCGCAGCAGCCGCCACCACAGCAGCCGCCGCCGCTTCAGCCGCCACCGCATCAGCCGCCGCATCAGCCGCCGCCGGACTCGTCCAAGCCCGTCGTTCCTCAGGGACCCGGCCCGGCTCCCGGAGTGGGCAGCGCTCCGCCGGCCTCCGGCTCGGCACCGCCTGCCACTCCTCCGACCTCCGGGGCCCCTACGGGGCCGGGCCCCACCCCGACTCCACCGCCCGCTGTCACCTCGGCGCCCCCCGGGGCGCCCCCGCCCGCGCCGCCGAGCAGCGGGGTCCCCACCACCCCGCCTCAGACCGGGGGCCCGCCGCCTCCACCCACAGGGGGCCCGGGCCCCGGGCCTAAGCAGGGCCCGGGGCCCGGAGGCCCGAAAGGCGGCAAAATGCCAGGCGGGCCGAAGCCCGGCGGTGGTCCGGGCCTAAGCACTCCTGGCGGCCACCCCAAGCCGCCGCACCGAGGCGGCGGGGAGCCCCGCGGAGGTCGGCAGCACCACCCGCCCTACCACCAGCAGCATCACCAGGGGCCCCCGCCTGGCGGGCCAGGCGGCCGCAGCGAAGAGAAGATCTCCGACTCAGAG GGATTTAAAGCCAACTTGTCTCTCTTGAGGAGGCCCGGAGAGAAAACTTACACTCAGCGTTGTCGGTTGTTTGTTGGGAATCTACCTGCTGATATCACAGAGGATGAATTTAAAAGACTTTTCGCTAAATACGGAGAACCAGGAGAAGTTTTTATCAATAAAGGCAAAGGATTTGGGTTTATTAAActt GAATCTAGGGCATTGGCTGAAATTGCCAAAGCTGAGCTTGATGATACACCCATGAGAGGTAGACAGCTTCGGGTTCGTTTTGCCACACatgctgctgctctctctgttCGAAATCTTTCACCTTACGTTTCCAATGAACTGTTGGAAGAAGCCTTTAGCCAATTTGGTCCTATTGAAAGGGCTGTTGTAATTGTGGATGATCGTGGGAGATCTACAGGGAAAGGCATTGTTGAATTTGCTTCTAAACCAGCAGCAAGAAAAGCCTTTGAAAGATGCAGTGAAGGTGTTTTCTTACTGACAAC AACTCCTCGTCCAGTCATTGTGGAACCACTTGAACAATTAGATGATGAAGATGGCCTTCCTGAAAAACTTGCACAGAAGAATCCAATGTATCAAAA ggagagagaaacgCCTCCTCGTTTTGCCCAACATGGCACATTTGAGTATGAATATTCTCAGCGATGGAAATCCCtggatgaaatggaaaaacagcaaagggaacaagttgaaaaaaacatgaaagatgCAAAAGACAAATTGGAAAGTGAAATGGAAGATGCCTATCATGAGCATCAGGCAAATCTTTTGCGTCAAG ATCTGATGAGACGCCAGGAAGAATTAAGACGCATGGAAGAACTTCACAATCAAGAAATGCAGAAACgtaaagaaatgcaactaag GCAAGAAGAAGAACGAcgtagaagggaagaagagatgaTGATTCGTCAGCGtgaaatggaagaacaaatgaGACGCCAAAGAGAGGAAAGTTATAGCCGAATGGGCTACATGGATCCA agagaaagagacatgagAATGGGTGGTGGAGGAGCAATGAACATGGGAG atcCCTATGGTTCAGGAGGCCAGAAATTTCCACCTCTAGGTGGTGGAGGTGGCATAGGTTATGAAgctaatcctggagtcccaccAGCAACCATGAGTGGTTCCATGATGGGAAGCGACATG CGTACTGAGCGCTTTGGGCAGGGAGGTGCGGGACCTGTGGGTGGACAGGGTCCTAGAGGAATGGGGCCTGGAACTCCAGCAGGAtatggtagagggagagaagagtatGAAGGCCCAAACAAAAAGCCCCGATTTTAG